The Cucumis melo cultivar AY chromosome 6, USDA_Cmelo_AY_1.0, whole genome shotgun sequence genome includes a region encoding these proteins:
- the LOC103483900 gene encoding transcription factor bHLH147-like: MASSLILNPVTSSERSRDSSRKKKKKKATREDDRQDQDQIKWKSQAQHQVYSSKLLRALSQVRISSPEPTPNETPRRGRAVREASDTVLAMTAKGRSRWSRAILTNRLKLKFRKHNKQKARVMGNSRTKKPSVSVLRLRGKGLPTVQRKVRLLGRLVPGCRKQPLPVILDEVTDYIPALEMQIRVMSAIVNLVSSSSSSSSGIDSSISPSST; the protein is encoded by the coding sequence ATGGCGTCGTCTCTGATTCTGAATCCTGTGACGAGTTCTGAACGATCGCGTGATTCttcaagaaagaagaagaagaagaaagcgaCAAGAGAAGATGATCGTCAAGATCAGGATCAAATCAAGTGGAAATCACAAGCTCAACATCAAGTTTACTCTTCGAAGCTGTTACGCGCCTTGAGTCAGGTCAGGATCAGTTCTCCCGAGCCAACACCAAACGAAACGCCTCGGCGTGGCCGAGCGGTGCGGGAGGCTTCCGATACGGTTTTAGCCATGACGGCGAAAGGAAGAAGTAGGTGGAGCAGAGCAATCTTAACGAACCGTCTCAAGCTCAAGTTTCGAAAACACAATAAACAGAAAGCGCGTGTGATGGGAAACAGCCGTACGAAGAAGCCGAGCGTTAGCGTTTTACGGTTGAGAGGAAAAGGATTACCAACTGTACAGAGAAAAGTCCGGCTTCTCGGCCGGCTAGTTCCCGGCTGCCGGAAACAACCGCTGCCGGTGATTCTAGATGAAGTAACCGATTATATTCCAGCTCTGGAGATGCAGATCCGAGTCATGAGTGCCATAGTCAACTTGGTTTCAAGCtcctcttcatcttcttctggTATCGATTCTTCTATCTCTCCATCTTCTACCTGA